ATTTAGTAACATATTTTAATTTATGTGATATTACTACTCAAGATAAAGGAATTGAAGGAAGTTGGTGGGGTCATGGTTCTAATGATATTCAAGAGAATAAGACCTATGATATTATAATTGAGTTTGATTTTAACAAACACAAAAGAAAAAACTCTGATTCAGAAGAAGGTAAGTATGAGCCGAGAATAATAGATATTAAACCTGTTACTAATTCTGAGCTAAATTATTATACTAATAAATCTTCCACTGCTAGAAATAATATTGTTTTAAAAACAAGTAATAAAAAAAAGGAACACGAACCCTTTGACGAAAATTATTATCAGGAAATATGGACTAACTTTTTAGGGATTATTAAATATTTAATTAACCATCAAACACCCATTGATATAACACTATTTAAACGAAAAGTTTCTATGGGCGATCGCACCTTAAACCAAGCATTAAAAACCATTATCTATTTAGGAATTAATTACACCATAAAACAAAACCAAATTCAATTTGTAAAACAAAAAATAGACCTTAATCAAGAACAATATATAACCAATTTATCTAAGACAATTCAAATGATTAAAGAAGAATATCTCCGAGAATATTTATCAAAATCATCTGTTTAATTAGGGTAATTAACTAACTTGATTTCGGGATAAAATTTATAGTTTTATCAAGGTATCATACTAAATCCGTCAACCAAAATATACTTTAGTTCAACTTATTGAACGATAAGTTGTTAGCCTTGTAATTCATTGCAAGGCGAGGGATGAGATATTTTCTAACTCGGATTTGGTATCAGGTGTTGGGTTAAAGAATTTATAGAAATGATACTTTATGGTAAATTCCCGAACTAAATATATCTTATATGAAATACTTAAATATTTGCAACAAATAAAGTCTCTAAAATAAAATTCCAGCCTAATTATATTTATAGAGCTCTTTTTTATATTTCATATTAGTTCAATTCATTGAACGACAAACTATTAGCCGTGTAATTCATTACACGGTGAGGGTAGGAAAATAGAATCTATTAATAACGAATTATTCGAATTTTATATAATTCATTGCAAGGGGAGTGATAATATATTTTCTAAATCAAACTTGAAAATACTTAATATTAACCCTTTATTCCCTCAACTAATGCCGAATAATCTCCATTTTGAAAACCCTTTTCCATGGCATTTTGCACCACCGATTGAATAGCCTTAAGGGCAATATTATTAATACTTTTATCCTCTGTAGCATCCAAAAATAAATTAATATCTTTTAATAAATGTTTAGTGGGAAAATTAGGATTATCATAATTACCCTCAACCATTCTTGTTAACTTTTTATCAAAAGTAGGTGCATACAAAGCACTATCACGCAAAATATCCATAAAAATATCAATAGATACCCCTTGTTGTTGTAAAAAGCTCAAACTAAGGGCAAAAGTGCTAGTTAACCCTGCAATCATTTGATTTAAAGCCAATTTCAAGGCAGCCGCTTTCCCTACTTCTCCAATTAGAGTGGGTTGAGGACTATAATTTTTAAATAAAGGTTGCCATTGTTCAAACTGTTGCGGTGTTGCTCCCACCATTAATAATAATTCTCCCTGCTTAACTTGGGGAATGCTACCCAAAACGGGTGCTTCCAAGTATTCTCCCCCCCTTGCTTCGATTTCTTTGAATAACTGCTTACTCTCATCGGGGGCAATGGTAGCCATTTGAATGACTGTTTTTTGGGCAAAAGAAACATTAGAGGATAAAATAACCTCTTTAATGGCGGAAAAATCTGACAACATCAAAATCAAACAATCACCGAAGTCAATAGCTTTTTGGGGATTAGTTGTGACAGGAACTTTTTCTTCTTTTAAGGGTTCTAATTTTTCAGCAGAACGATTGTAACCCATAACAGGTATATTCGCTTTTGCCAGTTTTTGGGTCATTGGTAATCCCATTAAACCCATACCAAAAATAGCTACTTTAGTCATGATACAAAATGTTTTTTAATAATATAAATAAAAAAGAAAAAAATCAAAAAAGAATTGTTTATAGTCTTAATTTAAGCAAATTGATATTTAATTTGTCAAAAGTTAGTTTAATAAATATCGGTTTAGGATTATTTTTTATCCCTTCTTCATTTGCTCAAAACATTCCATTAAAGCCCGTAGAAAGTTTACCAATGGAAGTATTAGACACTCAAATTTTGAGCCGAGATAGACAAAGGTTAATTCGGGCTATTGACCATAGTTTACGATACATGAATACGGAGAGTGCGAGAAAAGCCTATGAAAATTATTCTGTGCCGGGGTTTACCCGTGAGCGAGTAATGGCTTCCTTACGGCGTTTTCGTGAGTTGTTGGCCACTTCCCATTCTTCTGCACAACTGCAAGAAGCTATCGAAAGGGAGTTTCGTTTTTATCGTTCTGTGGGTCATGATGGAGAAGGTACGGTACACTTTACGGGTTATTTTCAACCAGTATATCGTGCCAGTCGTCAAAGGACTGATGAGTTTCGTTATCCTCTCTACCGCAGACCGAATAATTTTGATAGTTGGAATAGGCCTCATCCCACGAGGGCGCAATTAGAAGGGGTTGACGGACAGGGTACTGATAGTATCATACAGGGTAATGAGTTGGTGTGGCTGGGCGATCGCCTCGAAGCCTATTTAGTACAGGTACAAGGTTCAGCAAAACTAAGGTTAACCAATGGACAAACCATGACTATCGGCTTTAATGGTGCAACGGATTATCCCTACGTCAGCTTGGGAAGAGAATTAATTAATGATGGCAAAGTACCTGCCGAAGAGATGAGTTTACCCCGATTGATGCAATATTTAGAAAATAATCCCGATGAATTGAGTATCTATTTACCCCGAAACAATCGTTTTATCTTTTTCAATGAAACAGGAGGACAACCCCCCATGGGTAGTTTAAATGTACCCGTTACCGATGAAAGATCCATCGCTACCGATAAATCTATTATGCCTCCCGGGGCATTAGCCCTCATTCATACCCGTATTCCCCAACTGAACCCAGATGGGCGGATGATCACCCCTGTAACCAGTCTTTATGTACTAGATCAAGATACAGGAAGTGCCATTAGGGGCGCTGGGAGGGTAGATATTTTCTTTGGTACAGGAGATATTCCTAAAGCCCAAGCGGGTTTAGTGGATTGGGATGGAGATTTATTTTATCTACTTCTAAAATAGACATTTTCAAAAATTAAAGAAATGTTAAGTTAGGTAAAGGAAAAAATGATAAAGTAGAAACAGAATCAGCAACCAGAAATCATAACTATTGCAATGAAATGTATTGTCAATCGCCGAGCCAAATTCAGCGCCAGTCACCGTTATTGGTTGCCCGAATTATCAGAGCAAGAAAATCAAGAGCGTTTTGGCCCTAATAGCCGTTTCCCTGGCCATGGACATAATTATGTATTATTTGTGTCCTTGATTGGAGAATTAGATCAATATGGCATGGTGCAAAATCTCTCTAATGTGAAAAAAGTTATTAAAAATGAAGTTACCAGTCAGTTAGACTATGGTTATCTTAATGATATATGGGAGGAATTCAAGGAAACTCTGCCCACCACCGAAAACATTGCAAGGGTAATTTGGCAAAGGTTAAATCCTCATTTACCGCTCACTGACATTCTGTTATACGAACATCCTCAACTTTGGGTTAATTATCAAGGAAAAGATATGGAAGCAACTTTAACAATTCAAACTCACTTCAGCGCGGCTCATCGTTTAGCGTCCAATCAGTTAAGCTATGAAGAAAATTTAGAAATATATGGTAAGTGCGCTCGTCCTAACGGCCATGGGCATAATTATCATTTAGAAGTTTCTGTCACAGGGCAAATGGATGCTCGTACGGGAATGATTGTGGATTTAGGGGCGCTGCAAAATGTCATTGATGAATATGTGGTAGAACCTTTTGATCATACTTTCTTAAATAAAGATATAGCCCATTTTGCTGATACTGTACCCACCGCCGAAAATATTGCTTTTTACATTGCTACTTTATTAAAAGAGCCTGTAAGTAAGTTAGGGGTTGAATTAGAAAAAATCAAGCTCATTGAAAGTCCCAATAATTCCTGTGAAATTTTCTGTCGTAATCAAAGTTTTGATGGTATGAAGGTTGAGGAATCTGAGAAAGTTCCTGCTTTAGCTTAATATTTGATGGGGGTTAAGGGTTTTCTTATCCCCTATTTTTTTGGTTATATAATCACTTTAGATTAATTTCAAAAAATATATTATTATTGCCCTTGCAATGAATTACAAGGCGAACAGTTTATCGTTCAATAAATTGAACTAAGGTATATTTTGATTCAGGGATTGAGTATAAGCTACTATCACCCATACTCCCCATCTCCTACACTGAAAAATTCTCAATATCAATCTTGTTGTTAACTTTCTTAAATTAAATTGAACCAAAAATTATTTTTGATAGCATAATCGAAGTAATAAAAGTAGATGTATAGGTTAGAAGACAGATGCCTAAGACCAAAACTGTTTACATTTGTAGTGCCTGTGGGGCTGAGTCTATCCAGTGGTTTGGTAAATGTCCTAATTGTGATACCTATGGTACTTTGGAAGAACAAATCATCAATCCTGTAACTAATGGGGGAACAAGTTTTAGTCGGGCTGGTTGGCAGTCTCAAACCCGTCAAGTTCATACGGGTAATACGGAAGCAAAGCCAAGGGCTTCGGTAAAGTTTTCTGATATTACAGAGGAAGAACAACCCCGCATTGAGTCGGGTTATCGAGAGTTAGATCGGGTTTTGGGGGGTGGTATTGTCCCCGGTTCGTTGGTTTTAATTGGGGGTGATCCTGGCATTGGTAAATCTACGTTATTATTGCAAACGGCGAATCAGTTATCTTTGCGTCTTCCTCGTATTCTCTACGTATCGGCGGAGGAGTCGGGGCAACAAATCAAATTGAGGGCGACTAGGTTGCACGTGGGGGCGCAAGAGGCCTTAGAGATAGAGCAGCAAAATAATCATAATGGCAATGGTAAAAAGCCGAAAAAGAACGAAGATTCTGAACAAAAGGGAGCGGTTAGTTTGGCTTCTTCTCCTAATCTTTATGTGATGCCTGAGACGGATTTGGAGGAAATTTTAAAGGAGTTGGAATCTTTAAAACCTCAAGTAGCAATCATTGATAGTATTCAAACTCTCCATTATTCGAGTCTTAATTCTGCCCCCGGTTCGGTGTCTCAGGTGAGGGAATGTACTTCGGCTTTAATGCAGGTGGCAAAGCGGGAAAGTATTACTTTATTTATTGTCGGTCATGTGACTAAGGAAGGGGCGATCGCAGGGCCTCGTGTATTGGAACATCTGGTGGATACGGTATTATATTTTGAGGGCGATCGCTACGCATCCCATCGTCTGTTGCGTTCGGTGAAAAATAGATTTGGAGCAACCCACGAAATTGGCATCTTTGAAATGGTGGATCATGGTTTGGTGGAGGTTTTGAACCCTTCGGAATTGTTTATGAGTAGTCGGGATGAACTTGCCCCCGGCACCGCTACCATTGTTTCTTGTGAGGGTACACGCTCCATTGTGGTGGAGTTACAAGCCCTGGTAAGCCCCACCAGTTACACTTCTCCCCGACGCTCTACTACGGGGGTGGATTATAACCGT
This window of the Cyanobacterium stanieri LEGE 03274 genome carries:
- the mltA gene encoding murein transglycosylase A; translated protein: MFFNNINKKEKNQKRIVYSLNLSKLIFNLSKVSLINIGLGLFFIPSSFAQNIPLKPVESLPMEVLDTQILSRDRQRLIRAIDHSLRYMNTESARKAYENYSVPGFTRERVMASLRRFRELLATSHSSAQLQEAIEREFRFYRSVGHDGEGTVHFTGYFQPVYRASRQRTDEFRYPLYRRPNNFDSWNRPHPTRAQLEGVDGQGTDSIIQGNELVWLGDRLEAYLVQVQGSAKLRLTNGQTMTIGFNGATDYPYVSLGRELINDGKVPAEEMSLPRLMQYLENNPDELSIYLPRNNRFIFFNETGGQPPMGSLNVPVTDERSIATDKSIMPPGALALIHTRIPQLNPDGRMITPVTSLYVLDQDTGSAIRGAGRVDIFFGTGDIPKAQAGLVDWDGDLFYLLLK
- a CDS encoding NAD(P)-dependent oxidoreductase produces the protein MTKVAIFGMGLMGLPMTQKLAKANIPVMGYNRSAEKLEPLKEEKVPVTTNPQKAIDFGDCLILMLSDFSAIKEVILSSNVSFAQKTVIQMATIAPDESKQLFKEIEARGGEYLEAPVLGSIPQVKQGELLLMVGATPQQFEQWQPLFKNYSPQPTLIGEVGKAAALKLALNQMIAGLTSTFALSLSFLQQQGVSIDIFMDILRDSALYAPTFDKKLTRMVEGNYDNPNFPTKHLLKDINLFLDATEDKSINNIALKAIQSVVQNAMEKGFQNGDYSALVEGIKG
- the radA gene encoding DNA repair protein RadA, which codes for MPKTKTVYICSACGAESIQWFGKCPNCDTYGTLEEQIINPVTNGGTSFSRAGWQSQTRQVHTGNTEAKPRASVKFSDITEEEQPRIESGYRELDRVLGGGIVPGSLVLIGGDPGIGKSTLLLQTANQLSLRLPRILYVSAEESGQQIKLRATRLHVGAQEALEIEQQNNHNGNGKKPKKNEDSEQKGAVSLASSPNLYVMPETDLEEILKELESLKPQVAIIDSIQTLHYSSLNSAPGSVSQVRECTSALMQVAKRESITLFIVGHVTKEGAIAGPRVLEHLVDTVLYFEGDRYASHRLLRSVKNRFGATHEIGIFEMVDHGLVEVLNPSELFMSSRDELAPGTATIVSCEGTRSIVVELQALVSPTSYTSPRRSTTGVDYNRLQQILAVLEKRVGIPLSKLDAYVASAGGLGVEEPAADLGMAIAIVASFRDRIVDPRTVLIGEIGLGGQVRLVSQMELRLKEAAKLGFKRAIVPKGQTYPSDLGLDIISVNRVIDAIVVAIPNNPNLDEGQEEPESPEVKTYEN
- a CDS encoding 6-carboxytetrahydropterin synthase, which gives rise to MKCIVNRRAKFSASHRYWLPELSEQENQERFGPNSRFPGHGHNYVLFVSLIGELDQYGMVQNLSNVKKVIKNEVTSQLDYGYLNDIWEEFKETLPTTENIARVIWQRLNPHLPLTDILLYEHPQLWVNYQGKDMEATLTIQTHFSAAHRLASNQLSYEENLEIYGKCARPNGHGHNYHLEVSVTGQMDARTGMIVDLGALQNVIDEYVVEPFDHTFLNKDIAHFADTVPTAENIAFYIATLLKEPVSKLGVELEKIKLIESPNNSCEIFCRNQSFDGMKVEESEKVPALA